The Kordia sp. SMS9 genome window below encodes:
- the lysA gene encoding diaminopimelate decarboxylase, translated as MKESDLLAIAQEFGNPTYVYDAEKITSQYERLTSAFQTVPKLKLHYAVKALSNLSILKLMKSLGAGLDTVSIQEVQLGLAAGFDAEDIMYTPNGVSLQEIEHAAQLGVKINIDNLSILEQFGSKHPTIPVCIRINPHVMAGGNHNISVGHIDSKFGISIHQIPHVLRIVALTGMHINGIHMHTGSDILDIDVFLYASEILFKTATNFKNLDFIDFGSGFKVPYKKDDIQTNIEELGQKLSVRFNDFCKEYGKELSLNFEPGKFLVSEAGYFLAEVNVVKQTTSTVFAGIDSGFNHLIRPMLYNSYHHIENISNPNGRERYYSVVGYICETDTFGNNRRISEIREGDILKFNNAGAYCFSMASNYNSRYRPAEVLWFQNEAHLIRKRETFDDILHNQVEVDFSLQKKKKSVPKAV; from the coding sequence ATGAAAGAATCAGATTTGCTAGCTATAGCACAAGAATTTGGCAATCCGACATACGTATACGATGCCGAAAAAATAACGTCTCAGTATGAGCGATTGACAAGCGCTTTCCAGACTGTACCTAAATTAAAGTTACATTATGCCGTAAAAGCATTGTCAAACTTGAGCATATTAAAGTTAATGAAATCGCTTGGCGCGGGATTGGACACCGTTTCCATTCAAGAAGTGCAATTAGGCTTGGCTGCAGGTTTTGATGCAGAGGATATCATGTACACTCCCAATGGTGTATCACTTCAAGAAATTGAACACGCAGCACAATTAGGCGTCAAAATAAATATTGACAATCTTTCTATTTTAGAACAATTTGGCAGCAAACATCCTACGATTCCTGTATGTATTCGTATCAATCCGCACGTAATGGCTGGAGGAAATCACAACATTTCTGTCGGACATATTGATTCAAAGTTTGGAATTTCCATACATCAAATTCCGCACGTATTGCGCATTGTAGCGTTGACAGGAATGCACATCAACGGAATTCACATGCATACGGGAAGCGATATTTTAGACATTGATGTGTTTTTATATGCTTCTGAAATTCTATTTAAAACGGCAACAAATTTTAAGAATTTAGATTTTATCGACTTTGGTAGCGGATTTAAAGTGCCGTATAAAAAAGATGACATTCAAACCAACATCGAAGAATTGGGACAAAAACTAAGCGTACGTTTCAATGATTTCTGTAAAGAATACGGAAAAGAATTATCGCTCAACTTTGAACCAGGAAAATTTTTAGTGAGTGAAGCTGGTTATTTTCTAGCGGAAGTCAATGTTGTAAAACAAACAACCTCAACTGTTTTTGCGGGAATCGACAGTGGTTTCAATCACTTAATTCGCCCGATGTTGTACAATTCGTATCATCATATCGAAAATATTTCCAATCCAAATGGTCGCGAACGGTATTATTCTGTCGTTGGCTACATCTGCGAAACCGATACCTTTGGTAACAATCGAAGAATTAGTGAAATCCGCGAAGGCGATATTTTAAAGTTCAACAATGCAGGTGCGTATTGCTTTTCCATGGCGAGTAATTACAATTCACGTTACCGTCCGGCGGAAGTATTATGGTTCCAAAACGAAGCACATTTGATACGAAAAAGAGAAACATTTGACGATATTTTACACAATCAAGTAGAAGTTGATTTTTCGCTTCAGAAAAAGAAAAAAAGTGTTCCTAAAGCAGTGTGA